The genomic interval GAGATGCAGCAGGTGCAGCAGGTGCGGACGGAGCGTCCACGGCCCTGCGCGCGGCCGCCGCGGAGAGCCGGGCCAGCCGGGATTCGGAGTGGTCGAGCCAGCGTGCCTCGGCCTCCGTCTGGAAGATCAGCTGCTCCAGTACGAGCAGCCAGGCGACGTCGTCTCGCCCCTCGTCGCCGCTGCCATCACCGCTTTCGACGGCGACCAGGGCCTGGGCCTTGAGGCGCGTGTAGTCCTGCATCGCCTTGAGGGTGGCGTGGCGCTGCGCCTGGATGACGGCCCGGATGTCGACGCCGGGGGCACCGACGGCCATGGCGAGCTTGATGGCCAGCTCGTCACGGGGCGGACTGGTGCGGTCGACGGGCCTCTCGAACCAGCTCCTCAGCTCGCTCCGGCCCACCTCCGTGATCGCGTACAGAGCGTGTCCCGCGTCGTCCTCGCCATCCTGGGCGACCATGCCGTCGCGCTCCAGGCGGCTGAGGGTCGTATAGACCTGGCCGACGTTGAGCGGCCAGGTCGCGCCGGTGCGCGACTCGAACTCGGTACGGAGCTGGGAGCCGTAACGGGGGCCGTGCTCAAGGAGGGCGAGTAGCCCGTGGCGGATCGACATACTGAGTATGTATACCGAGTATGCCGCCGAGGGCAACCGACCTGAGATGGACGTCGCGCGTAGGTCTTGAGGGGGACGGGCGCTTCAGTTACGCCGCAACCTCAGCCCCAGAAACCCCACCCCGAGCCCCACCAGCACCACCCCCGCGCCCAGCGGCAGCACATGGATGCCCAGCGGGTCGGTCTCCCCCATGGCCTGGTCGGAGGCCTGGGGCGCGGCGTCGTCCGAGGGTGGGGAGGACGAGGCGACCGGCCCCTGTACGTGCTCCTCCCCGGCCTCTTCGTGTACGGGCGGAGGCTTGGTCGCGTACGACTTACGGGGGGCGGCCGAGGCGCTCCCGGACGCCGACGCGGAGGCAGAAGCAGAGGCGGACACCGATGGCCCGGCCGTATCGCCCGGACTGCCCGAAGGGCTCGCGCTCGCACTGGGCGATTCCGGCTCCTCAGTCGCCGACCCGCTCCTGCCCGGCGTCGCCGACCCGGGCGCACTGTCCCCCGGCTCCCTCCCCGGCCGCGTACGCCCCTCCCCGGCAGGCCGCCCCGCCAGGCTGCCCGTAGGAGCCGGTGCGGACACGAAGGGGTGTTCAGGGGCGCTGAACACCGGCTGCGGCTGGTCGCTGGGCCTGGGCTCGGCCGCGTACTCCCCGCCGGGCGTGGGCTCGACGGCGTACTTCCCACCGGGCGTGGGCTCGACGCCTTGGGTCCCGCCGGGCGTGGGCTCGGCGGCGTACGCCCCGCACGGCGGCAACATCAGCACGCCCATCACCCCCACTGCCACCACCTGGACCGCCCCACGCCGTGGGCGGAGCCTAGGAGCCATGGGATGCCGCCTCCCGTACTCGCCGAGATACCAGGATCAGGTTCACATAGCGGCATATTTCCGGCACGCCGAGTCACACGAAAGGGGGCCCGCCGCGCGATACGCGCAGCGGGCCCCGATCCTCGGGCTCAAAACGTGTTCTAGTCCTGCGGCGCGTCGCCCGTGGAGATCTCCACTTCGAGCGTGAAGTCGTCCGGGTCGATGTCCGAGCCGCTCTTCGGATACTGGTTGACCACGAGGTCCTCGCCCCAGGTGGGGTCGTCGACCTTGGTCTCCTTGATCTTCCAGCCCGCCGCCTGGAGACACTCCTTCACGGAGAGGAGGTCCTTGTAGAGGAAGCTCGGCACCACGACCTTCTCCGGGTCCGTGGAGGACTCGCGACCCGGGGAGCACTCGGTGGTCTTCATCGTCCTGGAGCGGTCCGGACCCTTGTGGTCCTCGGAATCGGCGCCGGTCTCGGTCTGACTGGTCTCACCGGTGCCGCCGGCCTCGGTGTCGTTGTCGTCAGGGTCCTTGTTCATCGAGATCGCCGCGATCAGACCGCCGAGCGCCAGCAGCACGACCGCGATCGCGCCCACGACCACCGGCATGTTGGTCCGGCTGCCACCGCCGCCCCCGCCGTGACCGGCCGAAGTGGGCGACATCGTGTACGGCGGCGGAGTCTGCGCACCCTGCATGCCAGAACCCTGCATGCCGGAGCCCTGCATGCCGCCCTGCACGCCGCCGCCCTGCATCCCGTGCGTCGCGTACGGCATCGGCGCCGGAGTCGGGTAGCCGTACCCCTGCGAAGGAGACGGAGCCGGCGTCGGCGGACCGTACGGGCCCGGCGTCGGCTGGTACGGGCTCTGGACGGCGCCCGGCTGGGGGTGGCCCGTCTGGTCGACCGGCGGGAAGACCGCCGAGCCGACCCCGGAGCCGCTCTGCGCAGGGCCCCCGGCGACGATCATCGGCGCCGCGCCCGTCTGGCCCGACCCGGACACCCGCGCGCACTCGTCGCGCATCGCCGCAGCGTTCGGAAAACGCTCGTTCGGGTTCTTCTTCAGGGCCCGCGCGACCAGCGCGTCGACCGCCGGCGGAATCGACCGGTTGATCGACGAAGGAGCCACCGGCTCCTCCTGGACGTGCGCATAAGCGATGGCGAGCGGCGAATCCGCGTCGAACGGCAGCCGTCCCGTGACCAGTTGGAAGAGCATGATGCCGACCGAGTAGAGGTCGGAACGCGCGTCCACGCCGCGCCCCAGCGCCTGCTCGGGGGAGAGGTACTGCGGCGTACCGACGACCATGCCGGTCTGTGTCATCGACGTGACACCGGACTGCATGGCGCGCGCGATGCCGAAGTCCATGACCTTGACGACGTTGCGCTTGTTCATCATGACGTTGCCGGGCTTGATGTCGCGGTGGACCAGGCCCATCTCGTGGCTGGTCTCCAGCGCCGCCAGCACGTCCGCCGTGATCTTCAGCGCCTTGTCGGCCGGCATCGCGCCGTACTGCGCGATGTCCGCCTGGAGTACGGAGCCGAGCGGCTGCCCCTCGACGTACTCCATGACGATGTACGGCATCAGCGCGCCGTCAAGCTCGTCCTCGCCGGTGTCGAAGACGGAGACGATATTGGTGTGGGAGAGCTTGGCGACCGCCTGCGCCTCGCGCCGGAACCGTTCGCGGAACGACTGCTCCCGCCCCAGCTCCGTGTGCAGCGTCTTGATGGCCACCTGGCGGTCCAGCGCGGAGTCGTACGCGAGGTACACCGACGCCATTCCGCCTTCACCGAGCAGGTCGCGCAGCTGGTACCGCCCGCCCGCGACCGAGCCGCCCGCGTAGCGGCCCTGTCCGCCGTCCTGGCTCATTACTGTGCTTCCCCCTCAGCGCAAGATTTACGGGCCAAGTCTGCCCGAGGGCACTGACACGTCAAGCGCGGTGCCCGTTCCGTGACCGTACGCGCAAGAAGCGTCGCGGAAGCGTTACAGCACGGGTCCGGAATTTGCATGGGTACATCGGCAACGGGTTTGATGGCCGGTCCATCTCGAACCGGAGCGTCGCGCGGAGGCTGTAGCGTGGCGTGGCGGAGCACCTAGGCCCACCAATTGGCCCAACAGGACCGACTGGGGCCCCCAGGACCACCGCAGACGCGGACAGAAACGACGGCGAGGACTGATGGCACCCGAACCCGAACCCGAGGGAAACGGCGGCGGTGTGTCGGACGCGCCTGAAGCGTGGGGTAAGGGCGGATTGGTCGGTGATGGCCGCTACCGGCTGACGCACCGTCTCGGCCGCGGCGGCATGGCGGAGGTCTTCGCCGCCGAAGACGTACGGCTCGGCCGTACCGTGGCCGTGAAGCTGCTGCGCTCCGACCTCGCCGAGGACCCGGTCTCCAAGGCCCGCTTCACTCGTGAGGCACAGTCGGTCGCCGGCCTCAACCACCACGCCGTCGTCGCCGTGTACGACTCCGGCGAGGACCAGGTCGGCCCGAGCGTTGTCCCCTACATCGTGATGGAGCTCGTCGAGGGCCGCACGATCCGCGAGCTGCTGCAGAACGCGGAGGCCCCCGGCCCCGAGCAGGCGCTGATCATCGTCTCCGGCGTCCTTGAGGCGCTCGCGTACAGCCACCAGCACGGCATCGTGCACCGGGACATCAAGCCCGCGAACGTGATCATCACGCACAGCGGCGCCGTCAAGGTCATGGACTTCGGCATCGCCCGCGCCCTGCACGGCGCGCAGTCGACGATGACGCAGACCGGCATGGTCATGGGCACGCCCCAGTACCTCTCCCCGGAGCAGGCGCTGGGCAAGGCCGTCGACCACCGTTCCGACCTGTACGCGACCGGCTGCCTGCTGTACGAGCTGCTTGCCCTGCGGCCGCCTTTCACCGGTGAGACACCGTTGTCGGTGGTCTACCAGCAC from Streptomyces spiramyceticus carries:
- a CDS encoding PadR family transcriptional regulator, with the translated sequence MSIRHGLLALLEHGPRYGSQLRTEFESRTGATWPLNVGQVYTTLSRLERDGMVAQDGEDDAGHALYAITEVGRSELRSWFERPVDRTSPPRDELAIKLAMAVGAPGVDIRAVIQAQRHATLKAMQDYTRLKAQALVAVESGDGSGDEGRDDVAWLLVLEQLIFQTEAEARWLDHSESRLARLSAAAARRAVDAPSAPAAPAASPAPGAPTDPADLAGGTASRTARTASTARSARR
- a CDS encoding protein kinase domain-containing protein, which translates into the protein MSQDGGQGRYAGGSVAGGRYQLRDLLGEGGMASVYLAYDSALDRQVAIKTLHTELGREQSFRERFRREAQAVAKLSHTNIVSVFDTGEDELDGALMPYIVMEYVEGQPLGSVLQADIAQYGAMPADKALKITADVLAALETSHEMGLVHRDIKPGNVMMNKRNVVKVMDFGIARAMQSGVTSMTQTGMVVGTPQYLSPEQALGRGVDARSDLYSVGIMLFQLVTGRLPFDADSPLAIAYAHVQEEPVAPSSINRSIPPAVDALVARALKKNPNERFPNAAAMRDECARVSGSGQTGAAPMIVAGGPAQSGSGVGSAVFPPVDQTGHPQPGAVQSPYQPTPGPYGPPTPAPSPSQGYGYPTPAPMPYATHGMQGGGVQGGMQGSGMQGSGMQGAQTPPPYTMSPTSAGHGGGGGGSRTNMPVVVGAIAVVLLALGGLIAAISMNKDPDDNDTEAGGTGETSQTETGADSEDHKGPDRSRTMKTTECSPGRESSTDPEKVVVPSFLYKDLLSVKECLQAAGWKIKETKVDDPTWGEDLVVNQYPKSGSDIDPDDFTLEVEISTGDAPQD